A stretch of the Glandiceps talaboti chromosome 23, keGlaTala1.1, whole genome shotgun sequence genome encodes the following:
- the LOC144452814 gene encoding uncharacterized protein LOC144452814 has translation MDSSELDYEIEPNIAATGVEGIEVPISEEDIHQVESFLRSHRTKVYVCPGLVNLYFGSFEDMTNMTSWELHTTGIPAILWDAPQYNMTTKSQLRLCITEKGTGFILWQDCLSSASCYKAPDKCFHTMKVTTGGQVMAGLSFDDERAAGDLLRTINAMTSEIDLNAANANSKKKKKPRPPKAQKPPKKSDISIPCCFEHITKLESADRDHITTLATLVPEKKNGEKEFRTFTFSKLQ, from the coding sequence ATGGATTCATCAGAGCTCGACTACGAAATCGAACCCAACATCGCTGCTACTGGCGTTGAGGGCATCGAGGTACCCATATCAGAAGAAGATATACATCAGGTGGAAAGTTTTCTGCGCAGTCACCGCACGAAGGTATATGTGTGTCCCGGTTTGGTGAATTTGTACTTTGGTTCGTTCGAAGACATGACAAATATGACAAGCTGGGAACTACACACGACGGGTATTCCCGCCATTTTGTGGGATGCGCCACAGTACAACATGACTACAAAGTCACAACTTCGACTTTGCATCACAGAAAAGGGAACAGGGTTTATACTGTGGCAGGACTGTTTGAGCAGTGCAAGTTGTTATAAAGCACCCGATAAATGTTTTCACACGATGAAAGTAACAACCGGCGGACAAGTCATGGCGGGCTTGAGTTTTGACGACGAAAGAGCAGCTGGGGATTTGTTACGAACTATCAACGCTATGACGTCAGAGATAGACTTGAATGCTGCAAACGCCAACtcgaaaaagaaaaagaaacccAGACCGCCAAAAGCTCAAAAGCCGCCAAAGAAGTCGGATATTTCCATCCCGTGTTGTTTTGAACATATAACAAAACTGGAATCCGCCGACAGGGATCACATTACCACCTTGGCAACGTTAGTTCCCGAGAAAAAGAATGGAGAAAAGGAGTTCCGAACATTCACATTTAGCAAGCTGCAATAG
- the LOC144452870 gene encoding toll-interacting protein-like, whose protein sequence is MIGELPDDFLRLSANEQQNQISMDEETARALQYQQTGWTGGVMQQNSTGRFSITIAQAKLAKNYGITKMDPYCRIRVGHAVFETPTAHNGSKNPRWNKVIQCGLPHGVDSFYLEIFDEKSFTTDNRIAWAHIAIPEMVMNGETKDDWYTLSGKQGEDKEGMINLVLTFNPQPAAPVVYPQQMGAPQQAPVVMMPQPMFYGGVPYMTGPAPGGMPGNPQVMPQPQMQQMPQQMPQQMPQQIPQQPVPRQVVAITDQDIEAVQEMFPNVEKQVVKSVLEANNGNKEAAINALLSMG, encoded by the exons ATGATAGGAGAATTACCTGATGATTTTCTAAGACTGTCTGCTAATGAACAACAGAATCAAATAAGTATGGATGAAGAGACAGCCAGAGCATTACAGTATCAACAAACAGGATGGACAGGTGGAGTGATGCAACAAAACAGCACTGGAAGATTTAGTATTACAATAGCACAG GCAAAATTAGCCAAGAACTATGGTATAACAAAAATGGATCCATATTGCCGAATTCGTGTGGGACATGCCGTGTTTGAAACCCCGACGGCACACAATGGTTCAAAAAACCCGCGTTGGAATAAAGTGATACAGTGTGGGCTGCCGCATGGTGTGGATTCCTTCTACCTAGAAATATTTGATGAG AAATCATTTACAACAGACAACAGAATTGCATGGGCTCACATTGCAATTCCTGAAATGGTGATGAATGGAGAAACAAAGGATGATTGGTATACACTAAGTGGAAAACAGGGAGAAGATAAGGAGGGAATGATAAACTTGGTTCTCACATTCAAT CCCCAACCAGCTGCCCCTGTAGTATATCCACAGCAAATGGGTGCACCCCAGCAAGCACCTGTTGTAATGATGCCACAGCCTATGTTTTATGGTGGTGTTCCATACATGACTGGTCCAG CTCCAGGAGGTATGCCCGGTAATCCTCAAGTCATGCCCCAACCACAAATGCAGCAGATGCCGCAGCAAATGCCGCAGCAAATGCCGCAGCAGATTCCGCAGCAACCCGTACCCAGGCAAGTAGTCGCAATTACAGATCAAGATATCGAGGCTGTACAAGAAATGTTTCCAAACGTCGAAAAACAAGTCGTAAAATCTGTTTTAGAAGCTAATAACGGGAACAAAGAGGCGGCCATTAATGCATTACTTTCTATGGGATAA